Within Deltaproteobacteria bacterium, the genomic segment CCGCTCGATATCCTCGTCGGAGGCCGCAAAGGACATCCGCAGGAAGCCCTCGGCCCCGAAGGGCGCGCCGGGCACGCAGGCCAGGTGCTGCTCCTCGATGAGGAGATCGCAGAGGGTGATGCTGCCGTCGATGAGCTTCCCGCCGGCCTTCTTGCCGATGAGGGCCCGGAGGTCGGGGAAGGCGTAGAAGGCGCCCGGGGGCTTCGCGCACTCGACGCCGGGGAGGGCCGCGAGGCCGTCGCAGAGGAGATCGCGGCGCCGGGCGAAGTGCCCCACCATCTCGGCGACGACGCCCTGATCGCCGGTGAGCGCGGCCAGGGCGCCGTGCTGGGCGAAGGAGGTGGCGCCGCTGGTGGACTGTCCCTGGATCTTCCCGATGGCCTTGATGATCTCCTCGGGGCCCACGGCCCAGCCCACCCGCCAGCCGGTCATGGCGTAGGTCTTGGAGACGCCGTTGATGATGACGACCCGGTCGCGCAGGTCGGGCGCCACCTGGAGGATGTTCTCGAAGGTGGCGTCCCCGTAGAGGATCCGGTTGTAGATGTCGTCGGTGAGGATCGTGACCTCGGGGTAGCGCCGCAGGACCTCGGCCATCGCCTCGAGGGTCTCGCGATCCAGGATCACCCCGCTGGGGTTCGAGGGGGAGTTGACGAAGAGGACCCGGGTCCGCTCGTTCAGCGCCGCCTCCAGGGCCTCGGCCGTCGGCTGGAAGCCCGACTCGGGGGTGGTCTCGACGTAGACCGAGGTCGCCCCGGCGAGGGTGACCATGTCGGGGTAGCTCACCCAGTAGGGGGTGATGATCACGGCCTCGTCACCGGGATCGAGGAGGGCCTGGCAGGCGTTGTAGAGCACCTGCTTCGCGCCCACCCCGACGATGACCTCGCTCGCGGCGTAGTCGAGCTCCTGATCGAGCTTCAGCCGGGTGCAGATCGCCTCCCGCAGGGAGGGCAGCCCGACGAGGGGCGGATAGTGGGTGGCCCCGGCGTCGAGGGCGTCCTTCGCGGCCTGCCGGATGAAGGCCGGGGTGTCGAAGTCGGGCTCACCCGTCCCGAAGAGGACGACGTCCTTGCCCTCCGCCTTCAAGGCGCGGGCGCGGGCGGCGGTGGCCAGGGTCGCCGAGGGCTTCACCGCCCGGGCGCGTTCAGAGAGTCGCATGAGTTCCTCCCTCTCTTGCTTGCTGCATGTTCAGCGGGCGGCCTTCAGGCGGGCCGCGACCCCCGGGGGCACCAGGGCGCTCACGTCTCCGCCGAAGCGGGCCACCTCGCGGACGAAGCGGCTGGAGACGTAGAAGTGCTCCTCCCCGGTCATCATGAAGACGGTCTCGAGCTCGGGGGCGAGCTTCCGGTTCATGTTCGCCATCTGCAGCTCGTACTCGAAGTCCGAGACGGCGCGCAGGCCCCGCAGGACCACGTCGACCTTCTTGTGCCGGCAGTAGTCCACCAGCAGCCCCTCGAAGGCGTCGATCTCGACCCGCTCGTCGTCGCCGAAGGCCTCCTCGAGGATCGCCTTGCGCTCCTCGACGCTGAACATCGGCTTCTTCTCCGGGTTGCAGGCGATCGCGACCACCAGCTTGTCGAAGACGTCGAGCCCGCGCTCGACGATGTTGATGTGGCCGTTGGTCAGGGGGTCGAAGGACCCGGGGTAGATCGCCTGGCGCACGGTCATCGTTCTCCTGGACTGGGCTGCGGGGGGGGATCGCCTTCGCGGTAGAGGGAGAGGTTCGTATCACCGTAGCGCCGCAGATCCACCCGCTGGAGTGTGCCCATCTGCTCGGGGCTCGGCGTCCGGCGGTCGTGTTCTACCACGAGGCGCCCGCCGGGGACGATGAGGCCCGGGCACGCGGCCACCGCCTCGCAGACCGGCCCGGGGCCCTCCGCGTAGGGTGGATCGGCCAGGACCAGCTCGAAGGGGCCGGCCCCCTCGATCGCCCCCTTCAGGCGCAGGGCGTCCCCCCGCTTCAGGGTGGCGCGATCGCCGAAGCTGAGGTGGTCGAGGTTCTTCTGCAGCACCGCGATCATCCGGGGCTCCCGCTCGACGAAGAGGGCCGCCTCGGCCCCCCGGGAGAGGGCCTCCAGCCCCAGGGCGCCGGTGCCGGCGAAGAGGTCGAGCACCCGCAGCCCGTCGCAGCGCTGGCCGAGGAGATCGAAGAGGGACTGGCGGACCCGATCCGAGGTCGGGCGGGCGAGCTTCCCCGGCGGGGGGTGCAGCCGCCGGCCCCGGGCACTGCCTCCGATGATCCTCATCGCGTCAGGCGTCGTCGGCCAGGATGTGATCGAGGAGCTCCCCCGCCGCGCCCCGCAGGCGCAGGAGCCGGAGCAGATCCTCGGTCTCGGCCAGCAGCCCGATCTCCAGGCGATCCCGGGCGGCCTCGTCCAGGCGGGGATCGTCCTCGTCCTCGAGGATCTCCCGCAGCAGCTCCAGGGGCGCCTCACCCTCCCGCAGCTCGGGCGGGAGGCCCTCGATGAGCTCCCGGGTGAAGGGCGAGCGAAGGGCCACCATCCGGGCGCCGGCGCCGACCGCGTTGCGCAGCCCGGAGCGGAAGTCCTCGTCCTCCTCGCCCTCCCACCAGGAGACCGCGATGGGGTCGACCTCGGAGGCGGCGACGGCCATCCCCACCGCGCCGCCGCCCAGCACGCCGACGAGATCCACCTCGATGCCCAGGAGCTTGAGGCCGGCGGTGAGCTCGCCCACCTCGTCCTCCTGCCCGGGCTCGACCAGCAGCTCGAGGCCCAGCTCGTTCTCGAGGAGGGGCGCCGCGGCCCGCTCGACGATGGCCGGGGCCCGGGCGAGATCCACCCCCGAGACGTCCAGGGGGACGTGGGTGAAGCCCGCCTCGACCCACTCGTAGATCTGCTCGGCCACCAGATCCGCCTCCTCGAAGCCCCGCAGCTTCAGGGGCGGGGCGGTGAGGATCAGCGGACGGTTGCAGCGGGTCGCCTCGGCCTGCCGCACCACCTCGGAGAAGAAGTGGTGCCGATCCCGGGGCTCGGCCAGGGCGCCGGCGGGGCAGAGCGCCAGGACCGCATCCGAGCTGCGCGTCGCCCGCAGAAGCGGCGCCACCATCGGCAGGGCCTCGCAGACCGCCGTGAGCAGGACGGTCCCGCGCTCCTCCAGGGCCAGGCGGACCTGCCGCAGGGAGAGGA encodes:
- the rsmD gene encoding 16S rRNA (guanine(966)-N(2))-methyltransferase RsmD → MRIIGGSARGRRLHPPPGKLARPTSDRVRQSLFDLLGQRCDGLRVLDLFAGTGALGLEALSRGAEAALFVEREPRMIAVLQKNLDHLSFGDRATLKRGDALRLKGAIEGAGPFELVLADPPYAEGPGPVCEAVAACPGLIVPGGRLVVEHDRRTPSPEQMGTLQRVDLRRYGDTNLSLYREGDPPPQPSPGER
- the coaD gene encoding pantetheine-phosphate adenylyltransferase gives rise to the protein MTVRQAIYPGSFDPLTNGHINIVERGLDVFDKLVVAIACNPEKKPMFSVEERKAILEEAFGDDERVEIDAFEGLLVDYCRHKKVDVVLRGLRAVSDFEYELQMANMNRKLAPELETVFMMTGEEHFYVSSRFVREVARFGGDVSALVPPGVAARLKAAR
- a CDS encoding pyridoxal phosphate-dependent aminotransferase is translated as MRLSERARAVKPSATLATAARARALKAEGKDVVLFGTGEPDFDTPAFIRQAAKDALDAGATHYPPLVGLPSLREAICTRLKLDQELDYAASEVIVGVGAKQVLYNACQALLDPGDEAVIITPYWVSYPDMVTLAGATSVYVETTPESGFQPTAEALEAALNERTRVLFVNSPSNPSGVILDRETLEAMAEVLRRYPEVTILTDDIYNRILYGDATFENILQVAPDLRDRVVIINGVSKTYAMTGWRVGWAVGPEEIIKAIGKIQGQSTSGATSFAQHGALAALTGDQGVVAEMVGHFARRRDLLCDGLAALPGVECAKPPGAFYAFPDLRALIGKKAGGKLIDGSITLCDLLIEEQHLACVPGAPFGAEGFLRMSFAASDEDIERGLKRLADFLQTVE